The Romeriopsis navalis LEGE 11480 region GATGCTTGGTAAAGAAGGTGTTGACCGGTCTATGGGTTTCCATCTCTCTGCCACTTTCTCAGCAGCAGGACTTCGATTCGAGCAAGTTTGGGCAGAGGCTGTCATAGATGGCCAGGGTGATCAGTACACCCTTGGGGAGCTATTGCAGCTGCTTAAGCCTCGCTTGGAATCATCAGATGTTGCAACCACTTCCGAGATTGAATCCTTAATAACGCAGATCGAAATGGAGAGAGAACCCACAACTATCTTTGTTAGTGGAATGCGTTTCTGCGCCAAGGCTAGAAAAGGACAAAATTCGGGCGGCGATGCATAACAACCGGCGGCATCAGACGGCTCGCTGCTCACCCTGCTGATGAACCAGAGCATTAGGCTTACATCTTGCAGTATGTACAGTCTGCACTGCCAAAATCCACTTTGGATCACTGCTTTTGATAAGCCTTGGGTGTCACCCCTGTCATCTGTCGGAAGACTTTTGTTAGGTGAGTTTGATTGGCAAATCCGCAATCTAGGGCAATGGTGCTAATTGCAGTCGATTTCTGTTCCAGTAATTGCTTGGCTCGTTCCACACGTTGTTGCATCAAATATTGATAGGGGGAAATTCCCACTGATTGCTTGAAAGATCGGCTAAAGTGAGATTCACTCATCTTGATCAGAGTAGCCAAATCCAAAATCGATAAATCTTGTGTCAAATTGGCCTTCATATAATCAATAACTCGCTCCAACTGTGACCGAGATAAACCGCTGGATTTGAACTTAAGCGAAGGCTTACTAACTGCGTAGTTCTGCACTAAACGGGCAGCAAGTGCTGTTCCCAACGACTCGCCATATAGCCTGCCAGACAGACAACCCGTTTGGATTTCCAGCTTGAGTGCGTGGGCTAATTGCTGGATTACCGGATCATCGATCGCAAACTGTGGAATTAGCTCTATTTCGCGCTGCATCAGTTCCTGAGTGGTTTGATTTATCAAAGTTGGGCTAATCGCAATCACTGAAAATTCGACTTTCCGATTCCAGTTTGTCCAGTGGTCTAGAAATGCTGGAATAACATCTATGCGACCATTGCCGTGGGTATAGTGTTTAAATTTGCCGTCCAAACAACGCTCTGCTTTGAAGTAACTTTTGGGGTCTGTGATCACCCGTGAATGTTGTAGAAGGCTATGCTCCATCGTTTTGTGGGGAGGATGGCAGTAGTGGGTAAAGGTTACACCTTTCCACCCGGTATGATAGCTAGCGACTAGGGGTGAGTGCGGAAGCACCCGCGCGGCTTCCTGTTGGTTTGTAAAATCAAGTGTGAAGGTTGCACGATTCACCATAGGCTTGAACCTAGTCAGGATTTCATATCCTAAGCAGGATTAGGATAATTTTAGCAGAATTAGATGGGACGGTAGGTGGAGGCTAAGACTACTGTAGGGGTGTTATCCATTTCCTTCACCTATTTATGCCAAATCAACCTGCAACAGAAATCGAGTTACTGCGCGCAGCCTACGTGTCCTTTAACGCACGCGACATTGATGCCGTCCTCTCGGTTATGACTCCCGATGTACGCTGGCCGAGAGCATTCAAAGGCGGTTTTGTTCGTGGACCTAAAGAAGTCCGTGCTTACTGGACAGAGCAGTGGAGTGAGATCGCTGGACACGTCGAGCCGATTGCCTTTAACTCGGAAGCGGATGGACAGATCCTGGTCGAGGTGCATCAGGTCGTGCGTGATCTGACCGGAGCCTTGCTTGTCGATGAGTATGTCGGTCACCGTTTTACCCTTGCGCATGGCTTGATTCAAGCTATGGAAATCTGTCCACTGTCATCGTCTGACCTCGATGCCCAATGTTATCCTCATGATGAGTAAAAGACTAGATCAAGAAAAAATAGGACAGGTGAACGACAAGTTAATTCTTAATGAATGCTATTGTAATTGTCTTTCTGCTGAAAGCCGCGTCGCCATTTCGGTACGAGAAGAGACTTCAAGCTTGCGGAATATTTTTTTCAGTGCTTGCTTGACAGAGTTCTCAGTAATCCAAAGTTCCGCACCAACTTCTGCATTTTTCTTCCCTAAAGATACAAGATCCGCTATCTGACGCTCACGAGCGGTAAGACGTGCTGATAGAGGCATTGAATCACTATCAACAGAGTTTTTTGCAAAATTAGGAGATTGTTGGATACGCACGGTTGCCGCCCATACTG contains the following coding sequences:
- a CDS encoding helix-turn-helix domain-containing protein; protein product: MVNRATFTLDFTNQQEAARVLPHSPLVASYHTGWKGVTFTHYCHPPHKTMEHSLLQHSRVITDPKSYFKAERCLDGKFKHYTHGNGRIDVIPAFLDHWTNWNRKVEFSVIAISPTLINQTTQELMQREIELIPQFAIDDPVIQQLAHALKLEIQTGCLSGRLYGESLGTALAARLVQNYAVSKPSLKFKSSGLSRSQLERVIDYMKANLTQDLSILDLATLIKMSESHFSRSFKQSVGISPYQYLMQQRVERAKQLLEQKSTAISTIALDCGFANQTHLTKVFRQMTGVTPKAYQKQ
- a CDS encoding nuclear transport factor 2 family protein is translated as MPNQPATEIELLRAAYVSFNARDIDAVLSVMTPDVRWPRAFKGGFVRGPKEVRAYWTEQWSEIAGHVEPIAFNSEADGQILVEVHQVVRDLTGALLVDEYVGHRFTLAHGLIQAMEICPLSSSDLDAQCYPHDE